Part of the Qipengyuania sp. SS22 genome, ATCGACGACACGCGCGATGCTCTCACCGGACTGGCGGACCAGTCCCAGGCGCGCGAGACGATCGAGCGCTGGCTGGACGAATGGCCCCGCGACACGATCGCCTGCCCGATGCATGCGATGATGATCACACTCGGGCGGATCGACACGGTGAATGTCGCCTTCGGGGAATCGGCGGGCGACGGAGCGCTGGTCGAAGTGGCGCAGCGCATCAATCATTTCGCGGGCGACGAACTCGAAAGCAGCAGCGCCTGGACCGCCTCGCGTCTTGGCGGCGGCAATTTTCTCCTGGTCGCGCGGCAGGAATGCAGCCGTGAGCGCTGGCAGTGGCTGGCCGAGGCATTGGCCGATGCGATCGCCATGCCGATCGTCAATCCCGCGGGTGGGGCGAGCCTGCGGTTGTGGCCGCGTATAGCGCTGATGCGCGTAACCCAGAACGACGATCCCGACAGTGTGCTCGATCGTTTGTCGGAAGTCGCAGCCCGCATGCGCGACAGCGCGCGGCGGCGGATCGACTGGTCGACGGGCGATGTCGCCCGCTCGGGCCGCTCGAACCAGCAGCTCGAAGCGGATTTGCTCGCAGCCATCGACCGCAATGAGATCGAGATTCTCTTCCAGCCGCAATATGCATTGGACGACGACCGCCTGATCGGGGCCGAGGCGTTGGCGCGCTGGGATCATCCGGTGATCGGCCGCATCGGTGGCGGGACGCTGTTCCAGGTTGCCGAGCGGGCCGACCACGTGGCGCATCTGTCACGCCATATCGTCATGCGCGCGCTGGAAAAGGCATTGCATTGGCCAGAGCACCTGCGCCTCTCGCTCAACATCACTCCGGCCGATCTGGCGGCCGAGAATTTCGCCATCGATTTCGCGCAAATGGCCGAAAAGACGGGTTTCCCGCTCGAACGGATCACGCTGGAAATCGTCGAACAGGTACTGCTCGCCGATCTCGACCGTGTCAGCCGCGTGCTCGACCAGCTGAAGCTGTTCGGCATCTGCATCGCGCTGGACGATTTCGGCGCGGGTTTCTGCAACTTCCGCTACCTCAAGGTCCTGCCGATCGATTGCATAAAGCTCGATCGCTCGATGCTCGACGGGGTGTTGGACGACGAGCGCGACCGGGCGGTTATCCGCGCGATCATGGCGATGGCCGAAGCGCTCGACCTCCAGGTGCTGGTCGAGGGCGTCGAAACCGAAGAGCAGCGCGAACTCGTGCGCAAGGAAGGGTGCAAATATTATCAGGGGTTCCTGCGCGCCAAACCGATGAGCGCGAGCGCATTTCTCAGCCTGACCTGATCGGAACCTAGGCCGCCACGTTCTCGCGCTTGCGCGATTTCCTGACGATACCCGACAGTCCCTTGGTCAGCTGGATCAGCCCGTTGAGGCGGCTTTCGGGCGACCCCCATGCGCGGCTGATGACCAGCTTCATATCGGGGCGCAGCTTGGCGATGCCCTTCAGCCGGTCGACATAGGCGAGCAGCCCCACCGGATCGGGGAAATCGTCCTGGTGGAAGGTCACCAGCGTGCCCTGCGCACCGACGTCGATCTTGGCGATATTGGCCTCGATCGCCTGGTGCTTGATCTCGATCAGCTTGACGAGATTGGCGGTGGCGGCGGGAAGATCGCCGAAGCGGTCGATCATCTCGGCGGCCAGCGCATCTATTTCGGGCTTGTCCTGCGCATCGTTGAGGCGGCGATAAAGCGCCATGCGCACCGCGAGGTCGGGGACGTAATCCTCGGGGATCATGATCGGCGCATCGACGGTGATCTGCGGGCTGACGCGTTCGGGCTTGGCTTCCAGTCCCAGCTCGCCCGCCTTGGCCGCAAGGATCGCATCCTCCAGCATCGATTGGTACAGTTCGAAGCCGACTTCGCGGATGTGTCCCGACTGTTCGTCGCCGAGCAGATTGCCCGCGCCGCGAATGTCGAGATCGTGGCTGGCAAGCTGGAAGCCTGCGCCAAGACTGTCGAGATCGCCGAGGACCTTGAGGCGCTTTTCAGCCACCTCGGACAATTGCGTGTCGGTGGCATAGGTCAGATAGGCATAGGCGCGCAGCTTCGAACGGCCCACGCGTCCGCGCAGCTGGTAGAGCTGGGCTAGGCCGAAAATATCCGCGCGGTGGATGATGATCGTGTTCGCGCTGGGCAGGTCGAGCCCGCTTTCGACGATGGTGGTCGCCAGCAGCACTTCGTATTTGCCTTCGTAGAAGGCGCTCATCCGTTCCTCGATCTCGCCCGCGCCCATCTGGCCATGCGCGGCAACGAATTTGACCTCGGGGACGTGTTCGTGGAGCCAGTCGGAAATCGCTTCCATGTCGGAAATCCGCGGGACAACGATGAAGCTCTGCCCGCCGCGATGGTGTTCGCGCAGCAGGGCTTCGCGCATCACCATGTCGTCCCATTCCATCACATAGGTACGCACCGCGAGGCGGTCGACCGGCGGGGTCTGGATGGTCGACAGTTCGCGCAGGCCGGTCATCGCCATTTGCAGCGTGCGCGGGATCGGCGTGGCGGTGAGCGTGAGCATATGCACGTCGGCGCGCAATTGCTTGAGCTTTTCCTTATGCGTGACGCCGAAACGCTGTTCCTCGTCGACGATGACCAGTCCGAGGTTCTTGAAGCTGGTCTGCTTCGACAGGATGGCATGTGTGCCGACGACGATATCGACCTGGCCATCGGCCAGCCCCGCGCGGGTTTCCTTTACCTCGCGCGCCGGGACGAGTCGCGACAGGCGGCCGACCTTGAGCGGGAAGCCGTTGAAGCGGGACGCGAAATTCTCGAAATGCTGGCGCGCGAGCAGAGTGGTCGGCGCGACAACCGCGACCTGCTGGCCGTTCATTGCCGCGACGAAGGCGGCGCGCAGCGCGACCTCGGTCTTGCCGAACCCGACATCGCCGCAGACCAGACGGTCCATCGGTCTGCCGCTTTCGAGGTCGCCAAGAACATCCTCGATCGCGCGTTCCTGGTCGTCGGTTTCTTCCCACGGGAAACGGTCGAGGAACTGGTTGTAGGGGCCGTCCTCCACCTCCAGCACGGGTGCTTTCTTGAGCGCGCGTTGGGCGGCGACCTGCATCAGCTCGCCGGCGATCTCGAGGATCCGCTCCTTCAGCCGTGCGCGACGCTTCTGCCAAGCTTCGCCGCCGAGCCGGTCGAGCTGAACCGCCTCTTCGGACGAGCCATAGCGGCTGAGCACGTCGATATTCTCGACGGGGATGAACAGCTTGTCGCCGCCCTTGTATTCGAGCTGGACGCAATCGTGCTTGGACTTGCCCACCGGGATCGGTTCGAGGCCAAGATATTTGCCGATGCCGTGCTCGGTATGGACGATCAGGTCGCCAACGCTGAGCGCCTGCAATTCGGCGAGGAAGGCGTCGGCATCCTTGCGCTTCTTCTTGCGCCGCACAAGCCGGTCGCCAAGGATGTCCTGCTCGGTCAGCAGTTCGAGCTCGTCATTTGCGAAGCTCGCCTCGATCGGCAGGATCATCGCCGTCGGCTTGGGTACGCCCGATCCCTTCGCCGCCGACAGGCCCAGCGCTTCCTGCCAGGTGTCGGCCATCTGCACCGCCGTGCCAGCCTCGTCGAGGATCGAGGCGATGCGCGCGCGGCTGCCTTTCGAATAGGCGGCGAGCAGCGGACGCTTGCCCGCTTTCGCCAGCGCTTTGAGATGGTCGGCCAGCAGGGGATAGACATTGTCTCCGCGCGCACGTTCGGGCGCGAAATCGCGGCCTGAACGGAAGCCGAAATTCACCACCTTGTCGCTTTCGGGTTCATCGAAGGGCGTCGCGCGGTGGGCGGGGGCCGCGGCAAGGCCGGCCTTGTATTCGGCGGCGGTGAGATAGAGCGCATCGGGCTTCAACGGCCGGTAATTGCCCTTGGCCTGCCCGGTAATGGCGGTGCGCTGGTCGTAATAGTCGCCAATATCCTTCACGCGCTCGTCCGCGGCTGCCAGCGCCGCTTGGTCGATCACGACGAGGTCGTCGTTGGCAAGGTGGTCGAACAGCGTGGCCAGCTTGTCCTCGAACAAGGGCAACCAGTGTTCCATCCCCGCCAGGCGGCGACCCTCGCTGATGGCCTCGTAGAGAGGGTCCTGCGTGGCGTTGGCGCCGAACATCTCGCGGTAACGGCTGCGGAAGCGCTTGATGCTGTCGTCGTCGAGCAGCGCTTCGCTGGCCGGCAGCAGCAGGTGCGATTGCAGCCGCCCCGTGCTCATTTGCGTATTGGGATCGAAGGTCCGCAGGCTCTCCAGCTCGTCGCCGAAGAAGTCGAGCCGCAACGCCTCTTCCATGCCACTCGGGAAAATGTCGACGATCGAACCGCGCACGGCATATTCGCCCTTGTCGATCACCGTGTCCGCGCGGCTGTAGCCCTGCCGCTGGAGCAACGCGGCGAGGCTGTCGCGGCCGATCTCGGTCCCCACCTTGAACTCGCGCACGCTTTCGCGAATGCGGAACGGGGTGAGCACGCGCTGGAGGACGGCATTGGCGGTGGTGACGATCAGCTGCGCCTTGGCCTTGCCCGTTTGCAACCGGTGAAGGGCGGCCAGCCGGCGCGCGCTGATCGATAGCGCCGGGCTGGCGCGGTCGTAAGGGAGCGAATCCCATGCCGGGAACTCGATCACGTCGAGTTCGGGGGCGAAGAAAGCCGCTGCCTCGACGATCCCGCGCATCGCCGCATCGTCGGGCGCGATGAACACCGCGCGGCCGGTGCTGGCGCGGGCCAGATCGGCCATGACGAGCGGCTGCGCGCCCCGTGCCACCTGCGCCAGCGTAAGCGGTTCGCGGGCGTTCAGGATATGGGAAAGATCGGGCATCGTGTTCCTAGCGTTCGAAGGGGCCGCGCGTTCCGCACACGCATGATTGCCCCCTGCCCGGACGGGAAGGGGGTGCGGTGTGTGCGAAATGGGAGATAGGGGCTGTGGCTAGCCCGTCAACGCGGAATGTCGACGTAGTCGAGTTCCTGCATCGCCGTCATCAACGGGCCCTCGAAGGGCGGCGGGGTGGGCTGCGTCTTGAGCGCCCATGCCATGACATCGACATCGTCCTGTTCGAGCAGCGCCTCGAACCAGGCCAGTTCTTCCTCACCCCAACTGCCCTGATAGCGGTCGAAGAAGCCGCCGATCATGTAATCGGCTTCGCGCGTGCCGCGATGCCAGGCGCGGAACTTGGCGCGTTGCTTGCGGCCTTCAAATGTCAGGGCTTGGACCATGGTGGGTCCACTAGCGCCAAACTTTCGCCTCGTCATCCCTGCGCAGGCAGGGATCCAGCGAACATCAGCCCCGAGCGATATCTACAGCTTATCTGGACCCCCGCCTGCGCGGGGGTGACGGCAAGTTTTGCGTTGGTCTAGGGAATGACCATGCGCCCCGATATCCTCAATCCGCTGTTCGCCGAAAGCGAGACGCTCGACGGCGTGGGGCCCAAGCTCAAGAAGCCGCTCGACAAGCTTGGCCTGACGCGGGTGCGCGACCTCGATTACCACCTTCCCGAACGGTTCGTGACGCGCCGCGCGGTCGAAAATGTGGACGAGGCGGGCGAGGGCGAGCAGATCGTCGTCAAGCTGACCGTGACCGAACATCGCGGGGGCCGGTCCCCGCGCGCGCCCTATCGCGTGCTGGCGCAGGATGCGGTCGGCAATGTGCTCGCGCTGACCTATTTCGGGCGTGCCTCCTATACCGCGAAGAAACAGCTTCCCGAGGGCGAGACCCGCTGGGTGGCGGGCAAGCTCGAACGCTTTGGCGACATGCTCCAGATCGTCCACCCCGACCATGTGGTCGAAGAGGGCGGCGAGACGCTCCAGCGATTGTGCGAACCGGTCTATCGTCTGTCGGAAGGGCTGACGCAGCCAAAGCTAGCGGGGCTGGTCGATCAGGCGCTCGCGCGATCACCCGAACTGCCCGAATGGATCGAGCCGTCGCAGGTGGACAAGGAAGGCTGGCCGAGCTGGCGCGATGCGCTGGTGCTGGCGCACAAGGGCGAGAATGCGACGGCGCGAGACCGGCTGGCCTATGACGAATTGCTCGCCAACAGCCTCGCGCTGATGCTGGTCCGCGCGGACAATCGCAAGCGCAAGGGCCAGCAATTGCAGGGCGACGGCAGCTATCGCGGCAAGCTCGACCTGCCATTCCCGCTGACCGGCGCGCAGAAACGCTCGGTCGCCGAGATCGAAGGCGATCTGGCGCAGGAAGCGCCGATGCTGCGGCTGCTGCAGGGCGATGTCGGCGCGGGCAAGACCGTCGTCGCGCTCGAAGCGATGCTGATTGCGGTCGAGGCGGGGGCGCAGGCGGCGCTTCTCGCGCCGACCGAGATCCTCGCCCGCCAGCATTTCGAAAGCCTGCGCCGCATGGCCGAACCCACCGGCGCGCGGGTGGCGCTGCTGACGGGTCGCGACAAGGGCCGCGCGCGCGAAGCGACGCTGATGGGGCTGCTCGATGGCAGTATCGACCTGGTGGTCGGCACCCATGCGATTTTCCAGGACAAGGTCGCCTATCGCAATCTGGCGATGGTGGTGATCGACGAGCAACACCGCTTCGGGGTCGGTCAGCGGTTGATGCTGGCGAGCAAGGGCAAGCGCGCGCCGCATGTGCTCGCCATGACCGCGACCCCGATCCCCCGCACGCTGACGCTGGCGCAATATGGCGAGCTCGACGTGAGCCAGCTCGATGAATTGCCGCCCGGGCGGCAGGCGATCGACACGGTGGTGATGGGGCAGGACAAACTGCCCGCGCTGGTCGAGCGGCTCGCTGCGCAGGTCGCCGATGGGCGACAGGCCTATTGGGTCTGCCCGATGGTCCGCGAAATGGATGGGCCCGAGGACATCGCCGCCGCCGAAGCGCGCTATGCGATGCTCAAAGAACGGTTTGGCGACGATGTCGTGATGGTCCACGGCCAGCTTGCCTCGGAAATCAAGGACGCCGCGATGGAACGCTTTGCGCGCGGCGATGCCAAGCTGCTTGTCGCGACCACGGTGATCGAGGTCGGGGTCGATGTCCCCAATGCCACACTGATGGTGATCGAACAGGCCGAGCGGTTCGGTCTCGCCCAATTGCACCAGCTGCGCGGGCGCGTGGGCCGCGGCAGCGCGAAGTCCTTTTGCGTGCTGCTGCATGGCGAAACGCTGTCCGAGACCGCGCAGGAGCGGCTCAAGCTGATGCGTCAGACGCAGGATGGCTTCCTTCTGGCCGAGGAGGATCTGCGTCTTCGCGGTGGCGGCGAACTGCTGGGCACGCGGCAATCGGGCGACAGTGCGTTCAGCGTGGCGACGCTGGAACAGATCACCGCCTTGCTGCCCAAGGCGCATGACGACGCGCGGCTGTTGATCGAGCGAGACGGTGGTCTTGAAGGCAAGCGCGGCGAAGCGGCGCGCGTGCTGCTCTATCTGTTCGAGCGCGATTTCGGAGTGAAGACGCTGCGCGGCGGCTAGCGGCTGCGCGCCTCTATCGCGGCAGGCTCAGGATGATTGATCGAGCAGCACCGCAAGCAGCGCGCGGGCACCGGCATCCACCTCGTTCCAGGTCGCGCTGAAACCGTCGGCTTCGCCATACCACGGATCGCCCACCTCACGGCCCTCCTGGCCGGGCACGATATCCAGCAGCATCGCGACCGTGGCCTTGCCGTCGCCCGGATCGACACGCGCGATATTGGCTATGTTCGACCGATCCATGCCGAGGATATGGTCGAACGCGTGGAAGTCCTGCGCGTGCAGCTGTCGTCCGCGATAGCCGGTGATGTCGATGCCGCGCCGCTGCGCCTCGGCAATGCTGCGCGGATCGGGCGGCTCGCCGACGTGGTAATCGGCGGTCCCGGCGCTATCGACTTCGACTTCGAGCCCGGCCTCGCGCGCCGCCTGCCGAAAGGCGGCTTCGGCGAGGGGGGAACGGCAGATATTGCCGAGGCAGACGAACAGGATGCGCGGTGTTGCCATGCGGTCCACCTAGTCCGGCGATGCCTCAGTGCGCAACCGTCAGGCGGCGAGCCGGACCTGGTTGCGCCCGCCGGTCTTCGCTTCATAAAGCGCGGCGTCGGCGCAGATCATCAGATTGTCGCTATCCTCGCCCGGGCGGAATTCGGCAATGCCGACGCTGGCGGTGACGGGGATGATCGCATCGCCATGGACGATGGGTGCCCCGGCAATTGCCTCGCGCAGGCGTTCGCAGGCGATCCTTGCGGTTTCGAGATCGGCGCGGGGGAGCAGAACGGCGAATTCCTCGCCGCCGATCCGCCCCACCAGATCACGCTGGCGCAGCGCCTTGGCAGCGCGCGCACCGACTTCCTTGATCACCGCATCGCCTGCCGGGTGACCGAACAAATCGTTGACGCGCTTGAAATGGTCGATGTCGAAAATGGCGAGGCTGAGCTTGCGGTCTCGGTCCAATTCGGCCCGGGCCATCGATCGGGTCAGCGCTTTCATGAAGGCGCGCCGGTTGGGCAGCCCGGTCAGCGGATCGGTCAGCGCGAATTGTTCAAGTTCGCGCCGCACAGCATGTTCGCGTGCCAGCGCCTTGCGGACATAGACGGTCGCCAGGATCGACAGCCACAGCAGCAGCAGGCCGATACCCGCGAGCATATATTGATAGCGCTCGTTGGCGATCGCTCGACTTTGCGCAATCGCAGTGCGCGTGGCGAGTGCGGCGCGCTCGGTCCCCTGAATATCGTCGAGTGTGCGCATGATCGCTTCGATCGCATCGCGATCGCTGCCGCTGCGCATGGTCCGTAGCGCATCGGCCTGGCGTCCGTCGGCGGCGCTGGCGATCATCGATCCGACGACGGTGTCGAGATGGGCGAGATCGGTCTTCAGCGCCCTGATGCGGGGCGCCTGGGTGGTGTCGTCCGCCAGCAGTCCCGACAGCCGGTCATAGGCAGTCGCGGCATCGCGTTTGCCCTCGGTATGGGGGTGCAGGAAGATGCGTTTGCCCGTGAGCAGATACCCGCGCCCACCGCGGATCTGCTGTAACGCCGCAGTGCGCAATTGATCGGTTTCGAGCAGGACTTCGAGCGTGTAATCCTGCCGGGCCTCGGCCGCGGCGCGTTCAATCGAGGATTGCCATGCGCTCCAGCTGGTGCCGGCAAGCAGCAGCGCGAGGATGATGACGCAGGCGATCAGGAAATAGCCACGCCAGTCCGAGCCACGCGACCGCGTGGCGATTTGTTTCACCACCCACATTACGCCCGGTCCATATTCATATGAGGCTTATGCATAAGCCCGGTTAATCACCCGATAACGATAATATGGGCGTTTCCCGCATATCGCTGGATTGGCTCGCGGTGGGCCTAGCGGTTCTGCCGTCCTTCGATCAGCGCTTCGACCACGCTCGGATCGGCGAGTGTCGATGTATCGCCCAGCGAACCGAACTCGTTTTCGGCGATCTTGCGCAGGATGCGACGCATGATCTTGCCGCTGCGGGTCTTCGGCAGCGCGGGGGTGAAATGCAGGTGATCGGGTGTGGCGATCGGGCCGATCTCCTTGCGCACATGCGCACGCAACAGGCCGGTCAGATCGTCACCCGCAACCTCGCCTGCATTGAGCGTGACGTAGCAATAGATGCCCTGGCCCTTGATGTCGTGCGGGAAGCCGACCACGGCGGCCTCGGACACCTGCGGGTGCAGCACCAGCGCGCTTTCGACCTCGGCCGTCCCCATGCGGTGGCCCGACACATTGATCACATCGTCCACGCGGCCGGTGATCCAGTAATAGCCGTCGCGGTCACGGCGGCAGCCATCGCCGGTGAAATACTTGCCCGAATAGGTGCTGAAATAGGTCTGCACGAAGCGCGCATGGTCGCCATAGACCGTCCGCGCCTGCCCGGGCCAGCTGCGGGTGATGCACAGATTGCCAGAGGCCGCGCCGTCGAGCACGTCGCCTTCATTGTCGACCAGCTGCGGACAGATGCCGAAGAACGGCCGGCCCGCGCTGCCCGGCTTCATGTCATGCGCGCCGGGCAGGGTGGTGATCATCACGCCTCCGGTTTCGGTCTGCCACCAGGTATCGATGACCGGTAGAGCGCCCTTGCCGACGGTGTCGTGGTACCAGCGCCAGGCCTCGGGATTGATCGGTTCGCCGACGCTGCCGAGCAGCCGCAAATCGGACAGATCGTGCTTCAGCACATGGCTCTCGCCCTCGCGCATCAACGCGCGGATCGCGGTGGGGGCGGTGTAGAAGATATTGACGCCGTGCTTTTCGCAGACCGCCCAGAACCGGTCGTGATCGGGGTAATTGGGTACGCCTTCGAACATCAGCGCAGTGGCGCCGTTCAACAGCGGGCCATAGACGATGTAGCTGTGCCCCGTGACCCAGCCGATATCGGCCGTGCACCAGAAAACCTCGCCTTCGCGGTAGTCGAAGACATAGCGGAAGGTCGTCTCGGTCCACACCGCATAGCCGCCGGTGGTGTGCAATACGCCCTTCGGGCTGCCGGTCGAACCCGAGGTGTAGAGGATG contains:
- a CDS encoding bifunctional diguanylate cyclase/phosphodiesterase, with product MASIPKDKIDDTRDALTGLADQSQARETIERWLDEWPRDTIACPMHAMMITLGRIDTVNVAFGESAGDGALVEVAQRINHFAGDELESSSAWTASRLGGGNFLLVARQECSRERWQWLAEALADAIAMPIVNPAGGASLRLWPRIALMRVTQNDDPDSVLDRLSEVAARMRDSARRRIDWSTGDVARSGRSNQQLEADLLAAIDRNEIEILFQPQYALDDDRLIGAEALARWDHPVIGRIGGGTLFQVAERADHVAHLSRHIVMRALEKALHWPEHLRLSLNITPADLAAENFAIDFAQMAEKTGFPLERITLEIVEQVLLADLDRVSRVLDQLKLFGICIALDDFGAGFCNFRYLKVLPIDCIKLDRSMLDGVLDDERDRAVIRAIMAMAEALDLQVLVEGVETEEQRELVRKEGCKYYQGFLRAKPMSASAFLSLT
- the mfd gene encoding transcription-repair coupling factor — translated: MPDLSHILNAREPLTLAQVARGAQPLVMADLARASTGRAVFIAPDDAAMRGIVEAAAFFAPELDVIEFPAWDSLPYDRASPALSISARRLAALHRLQTGKAKAQLIVTTANAVLQRVLTPFRIRESVREFKVGTEIGRDSLAALLQRQGYSRADTVIDKGEYAVRGSIVDIFPSGMEEALRLDFFGDELESLRTFDPNTQMSTGRLQSHLLLPASEALLDDDSIKRFRSRYREMFGANATQDPLYEAISEGRRLAGMEHWLPLFEDKLATLFDHLANDDLVVIDQAALAAADERVKDIGDYYDQRTAITGQAKGNYRPLKPDALYLTAAEYKAGLAAAPAHRATPFDEPESDKVVNFGFRSGRDFAPERARGDNVYPLLADHLKALAKAGKRPLLAAYSKGSRARIASILDEAGTAVQMADTWQEALGLSAAKGSGVPKPTAMILPIEASFANDELELLTEQDILGDRLVRRKKKRKDADAFLAELQALSVGDLIVHTEHGIGKYLGLEPIPVGKSKHDCVQLEYKGGDKLFIPVENIDVLSRYGSSEEAVQLDRLGGEAWQKRRARLKERILEIAGELMQVAAQRALKKAPVLEVEDGPYNQFLDRFPWEETDDQERAIEDVLGDLESGRPMDRLVCGDVGFGKTEVALRAAFVAAMNGQQVAVVAPTTLLARQHFENFASRFNGFPLKVGRLSRLVPAREVKETRAGLADGQVDIVVGTHAILSKQTSFKNLGLVIVDEEQRFGVTHKEKLKQLRADVHMLTLTATPIPRTLQMAMTGLRELSTIQTPPVDRLAVRTYVMEWDDMVMREALLREHHRGGQSFIVVPRISDMEAISDWLHEHVPEVKFVAAHGQMGAGEIEERMSAFYEGKYEVLLATTIVESGLDLPSANTIIIHRADIFGLAQLYQLRGRVGRSKLRAYAYLTYATDTQLSEVAEKRLKVLGDLDSLGAGFQLASHDLDIRGAGNLLGDEQSGHIREVGFELYQSMLEDAILAAKAGELGLEAKPERVSPQITVDAPIMIPEDYVPDLAVRMALYRRLNDAQDKPEIDALAAEMIDRFGDLPAATANLVKLIEIKHQAIEANIAKIDVGAQGTLVTFHQDDFPDPVGLLAYVDRLKGIAKLRPDMKLVISRAWGSPESRLNGLIQLTKGLSGIVRKSRKRENVAA
- a CDS encoding succinate dehydrogenase assembly factor 2 — its product is MVQALTFEGRKQRAKFRAWHRGTREADYMIGGFFDRYQGSWGEEELAWFEALLEQDDVDVMAWALKTQPTPPPFEGPLMTAMQELDYVDIPR
- the recG gene encoding ATP-dependent DNA helicase RecG, whose protein sequence is MRPDILNPLFAESETLDGVGPKLKKPLDKLGLTRVRDLDYHLPERFVTRRAVENVDEAGEGEQIVVKLTVTEHRGGRSPRAPYRVLAQDAVGNVLALTYFGRASYTAKKQLPEGETRWVAGKLERFGDMLQIVHPDHVVEEGGETLQRLCEPVYRLSEGLTQPKLAGLVDQALARSPELPEWIEPSQVDKEGWPSWRDALVLAHKGENATARDRLAYDELLANSLALMLVRADNRKRKGQQLQGDGSYRGKLDLPFPLTGAQKRSVAEIEGDLAQEAPMLRLLQGDVGAGKTVVALEAMLIAVEAGAQAALLAPTEILARQHFESLRRMAEPTGARVALLTGRDKGRAREATLMGLLDGSIDLVVGTHAIFQDKVAYRNLAMVVIDEQHRFGVGQRLMLASKGKRAPHVLAMTATPIPRTLTLAQYGELDVSQLDELPPGRQAIDTVVMGQDKLPALVERLAAQVADGRQAYWVCPMVREMDGPEDIAAAEARYAMLKERFGDDVVMVHGQLASEIKDAAMERFARGDAKLLVATTVIEVGVDVPNATLMVIEQAERFGLAQLHQLRGRVGRGSAKSFCVLLHGETLSETAQERLKLMRQTQDGFLLAEEDLRLRGGGELLGTRQSGDSAFSVATLEQITALLPKAHDDARLLIERDGGLEGKRGEAARVLLYLFERDFGVKTLRGG
- a CDS encoding low molecular weight protein-tyrosine-phosphatase, coding for MATPRILFVCLGNICRSPLAEAAFRQAAREAGLEVEVDSAGTADYHVGEPPDPRSIAEAQRRGIDITGYRGRQLHAQDFHAFDHILGMDRSNIANIARVDPGDGKATVAMLLDIVPGQEGREVGDPWYGEADGFSATWNEVDAGARALLAVLLDQSS
- a CDS encoding sensor domain-containing diguanylate cyclase — translated: MWVVKQIATRSRGSDWRGYFLIACVIILALLLAGTSWSAWQSSIERAAAEARQDYTLEVLLETDQLRTAALQQIRGGRGYLLTGKRIFLHPHTEGKRDAATAYDRLSGLLADDTTQAPRIRALKTDLAHLDTVVGSMIASAADGRQADALRTMRSGSDRDAIEAIMRTLDDIQGTERAALATRTAIAQSRAIANERYQYMLAGIGLLLLWLSILATVYVRKALAREHAVRRELEQFALTDPLTGLPNRRAFMKALTRSMARAELDRDRKLSLAIFDIDHFKRVNDLFGHPAGDAVIKEVGARAAKALRQRDLVGRIGGEEFAVLLPRADLETARIACERLREAIAGAPIVHGDAIIPVTASVGIAEFRPGEDSDNLMICADAALYEAKTGGRNQVRLAA
- the acs gene encoding acetate--CoA ligase — encoded protein: MTEADARSQWVKRPAAATEETNCALEDYQALYARSIEDSDAFWAGQAERLDWITAPQTVANWSYDPVSIKWFEDGALNICHNAVDRHVAAGHGERVALIFEPDDPAGEVRRITYAELQAEVIRMANTLKAMGVTKGDRVTIYMPMVPEGAFAMLACARIGAIHSVIFGGFSPEAIAGRVEDCQSDWIVTADEGLRGGKRVPLKANVDAALDKVPAKAVLVLRHTGGEVSMTSGRDHWYHELSADVATECPCEPMNAEDPLFILYTSGSTGSPKGVLHTTGGYAVWTETTFRYVFDYREGEVFWCTADIGWVTGHSYIVYGPLLNGATALMFEGVPNYPDHDRFWAVCEKHGVNIFYTAPTAIRALMREGESHVLKHDLSDLRLLGSVGEPINPEAWRWYHDTVGKGALPVIDTWWQTETGGVMITTLPGAHDMKPGSAGRPFFGICPQLVDNEGDVLDGAASGNLCITRSWPGQARTVYGDHARFVQTYFSTYSGKYFTGDGCRRDRDGYYWITGRVDDVINVSGHRMGTAEVESALVLHPQVSEAAVVGFPHDIKGQGIYCYVTLNAGEVAGDDLTGLLRAHVRKEIGPIATPDHLHFTPALPKTRSGKIMRRILRKIAENEFGSLGDTSTLADPSVVEALIEGRQNR